The following are encoded together in the Humulus lupulus chromosome 5, drHumLupu1.1, whole genome shotgun sequence genome:
- the LOC133834492 gene encoding rust resistance kinase Lr10-like — MGNLLYLMIIPFLLFLTTTHAKSNHHCPPSSCDNIINITSPFRLNTDPKHCGYSPFELSCENNLTVLHFKSVKYFVRSINYANYTIRIVDSNLNKTNCCSIPNNNLDKDSFNGFISHSYLFTNFLKLTKKIVLLKCESRVNSSDYIDTAPCNIGGSLASQYSETKTTTTDLHGSSSSPYYYYVVDGGFKISDMAIGCRTERRTFVLNQTVVNGRTTSYVDIHNQLAYGFELSWQNSLLADDRDRCFINDSNDLRCDSWDSELLWTFLATMICLTFGLAAHAGLKFILGTPFVVAFLIYKWRRRHLSMYNSIEEFLHTQNNLIPIRYSFREIKKMTQNFKNKLGEGGYGSVFKGKLRSGRIVAVKILSKSKGNGQDFINEIATIGRIHHVNVVHLIGFCVHSSKHALVYDFMANGSLEKYIFSQEGGVISLSCKQIFEISLGVARGIEYMHQGCYMQILHFDIKPHNILLDENFIPKVSDFGLARLCPLENNNLSLTAARGTLGYIAPELFYKNIGGVSNKADVYSFGMLLMEMAGKRKNIDALAENTSQIYFPSWAHDQLSHGKNVDVATTDIDGEISKIIKKMIIVALWCIQLKPSDRPTMNKVIELLEGEIECLQMPPKPSLCELEKPIKHVQETLYSVQSTIPSLTLPR; from the exons ATGGGTAACCTTCTTTATCTTATGATCATCCCCTTCTTATTGTTCCTTACAACTACCCATGCAAAATCAAATCATCATTGTCCACCTTCTTCTTGtgataatatcatcaacataactAGTCCTTTCCGACTTAACACCGATCCAAAACACTGTGGCTACTCCCCTTTTGAGCTTTCTTGCGAGAACAATCTTACTGTTTTACACTTTAAGTCTGTCAAATACTTTGTGAGGTCAATCAATTATGCCAATTACACCATTAGAATTGTGGACTCCAATCTTAACAAAACCAATTGCTGCTCTATCCCAAATAACAATCTGGACAAAGATTCGTTCAATGGTTTCATCTCTCACAGCTACTTGTTCACAAATTTTTTGAAACTAACAAAGAAAATAGTTTTGCTGAAATGTGAGAGTCGAGTAAATTCCTCTGATTATATAGACACCGCTCCTTGCAACATTGGTGGTTCTTTAGCCTCCCAATATTCTGAAACCAAAACTACTACTACTGATCTTCATGGTTCTTCTTCGTctccttattattattatgtggtCGATGGTGGCTTTAAGATTTCTGATATGGCGATTGGGTGCCGCACGGAGCGAAGGACCTTCGTATTGAATCAGACAGTGGTGAATGGGAGGACTACTTCTTATGTGGACATTCACAACCAGCTTGCTTATGGCTTTGAACTTTCCTGGCAGAACTCACTTCTCGCTGACGATAGGGATCGCTGCTTCATCAACGATTCCAACGATTTGCGGTGTG ATTCGTGGGATTCAGAATTATTAT GGACTTTCTTGGCCACAATGATCTGTTTAACATTTGGGCTGG CAGCACATGCAGGACTAAAATTTATATTGGGGACTCCATTTGTAGTTGCTTTTTTAATCTATAAATGGCGAAGGCGTCATTTATCAATGTATAATTCTATTGAGGAGTTTCTTCATACACAAAATAACCTCATTCCTATAAGATACTCATTCAGAGAGATAAAAAAGATGACCCAAAATTTCAAGAACAAATTAGGTGAAGGAGGTTATGGTTCTGTATTCAAAGGAAAGCTTCGTAGTGGTCGTATTGTTGCAGTTAAGATATTGAGTAAATCCAAAGGAAATGGGCAAGACTTTATCAATGAAATTGCTACAATTGGAAGAATTCATCATGTTAATGTTGTTCATTTGATAGGCTTTTGTGTCCACTCCTCAAAGCATGCTCTTGTGTATGATTTCATGGCTAATGGATCTttggaaaaatatatattttctcaagAAGGAGGAGTTATCTCCTTAAGTTGCAAGCAAATTTTTGAAATTTCACTTGGCGTGGCACGTGGAATTGAGTACATGCACCAAGGATGTTACATGCAAATTTTACACTTTGATATTAAACCCCACAACATTCTCTTGGATGAAAATTTTATTCCAAAAGTTTCTGATTTTGGGTTAGCAAGATTGTGCCCATTAGAAAATAATAACTTGTCCCTAACTGCAGCAAGAGGAACCTTAGGATACATAGCACCAGAgctattttacaaaaatattggAGGAGTTTCTAATAAAGCTGATGTGTATAGTTTTGGAATGTTACTGATGGAAATGGCaggtaaaagaaaaaatatagacGCACTTGCAGAAAATACTAGCCAGATTTACTTTCCTTCATGGGCACATGATCAATTAAGCCATGGAAAAAATGTAGACGTAGCAACAACAGATATAGATGGGgagatttcaaaaattataaagaaGATGATTATAGTAGCATTATGGTGTATACAACTAAAGCCAAGCGATCGCCCTACAATGAACAAAGTCATAGAATTGCTTGAAGGAGAAATTGAATGTCTACAAATGCCTCCTAAGCCTTCCTTATGTGAACTAGAGAAGCCGATTAAGCATGTTCAAGAAACATTGTATTCAGTTCAGTCAACAATACCATCATTAACACTCCCAAGATAA